Proteins encoded together in one Sylvia atricapilla isolate bSylAtr1 chromosome 2, bSylAtr1.pri, whole genome shotgun sequence window:
- the LPAR5 gene encoding lysophosphatidic acid receptor 5, with product MLGMSASNTSNTSITSNTSQTCKDYTFNHHLLMPGYTLIFITGLILNVVALWIFIRYLRLKSVVMIYMLNLAISDLSFTLPLPLRLYYYSNHHWPFGSILCQVSGSVFQINMYGSCLFLMCINLDRYVAIVHPLRWRHLRRPKVAKLLCFIVWVVIFLGSIPTAIVHKQNHCKVKNQTIYLCFESFSDNMWQNNLFPLVILGEILGFLLPLSSVTYCSIRIFQELCKPSQTKTLRQQKTVRLLLVNLVIFIICFVPYNTTLAVYGMIKARVMKVEETTKASVRQALIITMMLASMNCTLDPLIYYFSTEGFRNTFKKLRRGQAWDSEMGTLKHQIMESKAIRDHAVSKVKLFPSANFIHSNESSPSLPTAVFLNGPIEDSEI from the coding sequence ATGCTGGGCATGTCAGCGTCCAATACATCCAATACATCCATTACATCCAATACATCTCAGACATGCAAGGATTACACCTTCAACCACCACCTCCTCATGCCTGGCTACACCCTGATATTCATCACAGGTTTGATACTCAATGTGGTAGCCCTGTGGATATTCATCCGATACCTGCGCCTGAAGTCTGTAGTGATGATCTACATGTTGAACCTGGCCATAAGTGACCTCAGCTTCACACTTCCTCTGCCCCTGCGACTCTACTACTATTCCAACCACCACTGGCCCTTTGGTAGCATCCTGTGCCAGGTGTCTGGCTCGGTCTTCCAGATCAACATGTACGGTAGCTGCCTCTTCCTCATGTGCATCAACCTGGATCGCTACGTTGCCATTGTTCACCCACTTCGCTGGCGGCATCTGCGGCGCCCCAAGGTGGCCAAGCTCCTCTGCTTCATCGTCTGGGTTGTGATCTTCTTGGGCTCCATCCCCACAGCCATAGTCCACAAGCAAAACCACTGTaaagtaaaaaaccaaaccatttaTCTGTGCTTTGAAAGCTTTAGCGACAACATGTGGCAAAACAACCTCTTCCCCCTGGTAATCCTGGGTGAAATCCTGGGGTTTCTCCTGCCTCTCAGCTCTGTGACATACTGCTCAATCCGGATCTTTCAGGAGCTCTGCAAGCCCAGCCAGACGAAGACCCTGCGACAGCAGAAGACTGTCCGTCTCCTCTTGGTCAATCTGGTCATCTTCATCATCTGCTTTGTGCCCTATAACACCACTCTGGCCGTTTATGGGATGATAAAGGCCCGGGTGATGAAGGTTGAGGAAACGACCAAGGCCTCCGTGCGCCAAGCGTTAATTATAACAATGATGTTGGCCAGCATGAACTGCACACTGGACCCCTTGATCTACTACTTTAGCACTGAGGGTTTCCGTAACACCTTCAAGAAATTGCGCCGGGGACAAGCCTGGGACTCCGAGATGGGAACGCTTAAGCATCAGATCATGGAGAGTAAGGCAATCCGAGACCACGCTGTGTCTAAAGTAAAACTGTTCCCATCTGCAAACTTCATCCATTCCAATGAATCTTCTCCGTCACTTCCTACTGCAGTATTTCTGAATGGCCCTATCGAGGACTCGGAAATTTAA